Proteins encoded within one genomic window of uncultured Desulfobacter sp.:
- a CDS encoding SidJ-related pseudokinase — protein sequence MSHAPSSNARIREEQLLIDHCLDFSAAYMGIKYIGQQVADYPFTVTQHTLDALFSVFKTAGFKKAKQAFFLYHEAACTLVDMGKARQNDITQTIVPKLMSLLMKSSGNRLRALSQALGRLAENRPASDIPSYPNQIRPLDINLSRLAEKLTRPGRVLPIDTHWTWKGRSLIVRTQAKILGVIKFATTKDNINEIYQEAIWMDWFSNNPLKFDNHIPKPLCIKGEYLFNITNELPEGGPKTIKEPVCIVFTPCPGYYEYPNLKGADWERIKLSFFKSALALGRLSSRGIFHTALIPLFHNRVQQERRNDNGRYLWEHAGRLDQWLDSSRFPNFAASGLRDFEHIACQAKPLDLEHYTGEYLLSFILVAGACFRNKAPHRRGTDDTRPYVDTRDLFCPDLFESLLTGVCEHYFKGLTKSETFDPAPFNIPALIENLIEKMGIDEHMQESLRVQDQLAMDDDQFKQFLTNRGVTVIPVKGKKEITLFTGPHLGEFNQSISVPELIEFLFKFSAFCVSTCFLKNKKL from the coding sequence ATGAGCCACGCCCCGTCCTCCAATGCACGAATCCGGGAAGAACAGCTTCTAATTGATCATTGCCTGGATTTTTCTGCGGCATATATGGGTATCAAATATATTGGCCAGCAAGTGGCTGATTATCCATTCACTGTTACCCAACACACCCTGGATGCGCTGTTTTCCGTTTTTAAAACCGCCGGGTTTAAAAAGGCGAAACAAGCCTTTTTTTTATATCATGAGGCCGCCTGTACCCTGGTGGATATGGGCAAAGCAAGGCAGAACGATATTACCCAGACTATTGTCCCCAAGCTTATGTCACTCTTGATGAAAAGCTCTGGAAACCGGCTTCGGGCCCTGAGCCAGGCACTGGGTAGACTGGCGGAGAATCGCCCTGCATCGGATATTCCATCGTATCCAAACCAAATCAGGCCGTTGGATATCAATCTTTCCCGTCTTGCTGAAAAACTCACACGGCCAGGGCGAGTATTGCCGATAGACACCCATTGGACCTGGAAAGGTAGAAGCCTTATTGTCCGGACCCAAGCAAAAATCCTGGGCGTCATCAAATTTGCAACAACAAAAGACAATATCAATGAAATTTACCAGGAAGCAATCTGGATGGACTGGTTCTCCAACAACCCTCTCAAATTTGACAACCATATTCCCAAACCGTTGTGTATCAAAGGTGAATATCTATTCAACATCACAAATGAACTGCCCGAAGGTGGTCCGAAAACAATAAAAGAACCTGTCTGCATCGTCTTTACCCCCTGCCCGGGCTATTATGAATATCCCAATTTAAAAGGTGCGGATTGGGAAAGAATTAAACTATCGTTTTTCAAATCGGCCCTTGCTTTAGGCCGACTTTCATCCCGGGGGATTTTCCATACCGCATTGATCCCGTTATTCCATAACCGTGTTCAGCAGGAAAGAAGAAACGACAATGGCAGATATCTATGGGAACATGCCGGGCGTTTAGATCAGTGGCTGGACTCCAGTCGGTTTCCCAATTTTGCCGCATCAGGATTGCGGGATTTTGAACATATTGCCTGCCAGGCAAAACCGCTGGACCTTGAACATTATACCGGCGAATACCTGCTCAGTTTTATTCTGGTTGCCGGCGCCTGCTTTAGAAATAAAGCCCCGCACAGAAGAGGAACAGACGACACACGCCCCTATGTGGATACCCGGGACCTGTTTTGCCCGGATCTGTTTGAATCGCTCTTGACAGGGGTATGTGAACACTATTTCAAAGGCTTAACCAAGTCAGAAACCTTTGATCCGGCCCCATTTAATATCCCTGCACTGATTGAAAACCTCATTGAAAAAATGGGGATTGATGAGCATATGCAGGAGTCGCTAAGGGTACAGGATCAGTTGGCGATGGACGATGACCAGTTTAAACAATTTTTGACGAACCGGGGTGTTACTGTTATACCGGTCAAAGGCAAAAAAGAGATTACGCTTTTTACCGGCCCCCATCTCGGTGAATTCAATCAGTCCATCTCCGTACCCGAACTTATTGAATTTTTGTTCAAATTTTCCGCATTCTGTGTATCGACCTGTTTTTTAAAAAACAAAAAACTATGA
- the ylqF gene encoding ribosome biogenesis GTPase YlqF: MNIQWFPGHMLETKNQLKKAIARVDALFEVVDARLPLSSSNPFLEKIAKGKNRMKVLNKADIADPEATQAWLEYFNRDIKQPAAAICGTRAQETAHTLESLVSQVDRNKARKAKIMVVGIPNTGKSTILNTLAGRKVAKTGNVPAVTRHQQRTSLKGNIDIYDTPGILWPVIEPRQRGLALAASGAISDTAIDYHEIAYFAAQFLLERYPGGLVERYPFLNPLPGTPQALIKSVGKFRGCLKKGGYVDVQKASQLIIRDLRSGRLGRISFETPKDINIDYDTEK, from the coding sequence ATGAATATCCAGTGGTTTCCCGGCCATATGCTGGAGACAAAAAATCAGCTCAAAAAAGCCATTGCCAGGGTGGATGCCCTGTTTGAGGTCGTTGATGCAAGGCTGCCTTTGTCCAGTTCAAACCCCTTTTTAGAGAAAATTGCTAAGGGCAAAAATCGGATGAAAGTACTTAATAAAGCCGATATCGCTGATCCGGAGGCGACACAGGCCTGGCTTGAGTATTTTAACAGGGACATCAAGCAGCCGGCAGCGGCCATCTGCGGAACCCGCGCGCAAGAGACCGCACATACGTTAGAGTCACTGGTCTCACAGGTAGACAGGAACAAGGCGAGGAAGGCGAAAATCATGGTGGTGGGCATTCCCAACACCGGAAAATCCACAATTTTGAACACCCTGGCGGGCCGGAAAGTGGCGAAGACAGGAAATGTACCAGCCGTAACCCGCCACCAACAGCGCACAAGCCTTAAAGGGAACATTGATATTTATGATACTCCGGGTATCTTGTGGCCGGTGATTGAACCCAGGCAGCGTGGACTTGCCCTGGCTGCGTCCGGTGCCATCAGTGACACCGCCATTGACTATCATGAAATCGCCTATTTTGCCGCACAGTTTTTACTGGAAAGATACCCGGGCGGGCTTGTTGAGCGCTACCCATTTTTAAATCCGTTGCCCGGCACCCCCCAGGCACTTATCAAATCTGTGGGCAAATTCCGGGGATGTCTTAAAAAAGGCGGATATGTTGATGTTCAAAAAGCATCACAACTTATTATTAGGGATCTTAGATCCGGCAGGCTTGGCCGGATTAGTTTTGAAACACCAAAGGATATAAACATAGATTATGACACAGAAAAATAA
- a CDS encoding inositol monophosphatase family protein — protein MISFIKNLAIKAGMLCIEGQKDLTSHDLEFKSTKDIVTQIDKKVEAFLVKAILERYPDHGILGEEYGAVETNSEFKWIIDPIDGTTSFVHRLPFYSISIALEKKGELILGVVYAPAMGQLFYAEKDNGAFIGDTAIHVSATRELYNAVMATGFACLRAGLENNNLPIFNEIVPKLRDIRRFGSAALDLCYTAMGSLDGFWEMNLNIYDIAAGTVILREAGGVVTDFRGGRQFPEKGFAASNKGLHNELIHILTRFYASA, from the coding sequence TTGATTTCCTTTATAAAAAACTTGGCCATTAAAGCAGGAATGCTCTGTATAGAAGGCCAAAAAGACTTAACGTCCCATGACCTTGAATTCAAATCAACAAAAGATATTGTCACGCAAATAGACAAAAAAGTAGAAGCGTTTTTAGTCAAGGCAATCCTTGAGCGGTACCCTGATCATGGCATCCTCGGAGAAGAGTATGGGGCCGTAGAGACAAACAGTGAATTTAAGTGGATCATTGATCCCATAGACGGCACCACATCTTTTGTCCACCGACTGCCTTTTTACAGCATCAGCATAGCCCTGGAAAAGAAGGGAGAACTGATACTTGGTGTGGTCTACGCCCCTGCGATGGGCCAGCTGTTTTATGCTGAAAAAGACAACGGCGCATTTATAGGCGATACGGCAATCCATGTTTCTGCAACCAGGGAACTTTACAACGCCGTCATGGCAACGGGCTTTGCATGCCTGAGAGCCGGTCTTGAAAACAATAATTTGCCGATTTTTAATGAGATTGTACCAAAACTTAGGGACATCAGGCGTTTTGGATCCGCTGCGTTGGATCTTTGTTATACAGCGATGGGCAGTCTGGACGGATTCTGGGAAATGAATCTCAATATCTATGATATTGCTGCAGGGACAGTTATTTTAAGGGAAGCAGGTGGTGTGGTCACTGATTTTAGAGGAGGCCGGCAATTCCCGGAAAAAGGTTTTGCTGCTTCAAACAAAGGGCTACACAATGAATTGATCCATATCCTGACAAGATTTTATGCATCTGCATAA
- the guaA gene encoding glutamine-hydrolyzing GMP synthase, translating into MIIVIDFGSQFNQLIARRVRENNVYCQVEAADIPLDKLKELSPTGIILSGGPSSIYEENSPTINAGIFDLGVPILGICYGMQYMVHTLGGTIEQAGKKEYGFAELRINPGNPLFKEMDDSFQCWMSHGDSAKTLPAGFEITAQTDNTPIAAIANYSKKLFGLQFHPEVEHSINGSAMIRHFLFDVCGCDQNWTMKSFSEGAIAQIKDAVGDKKVIMGLSGGVDSSVAATLIHKAVGKNLHCIFVDNGLLRLNEKEQLEVSLLANLDMNIKFVDAQDKFLTALAGVTDPEKKRKIIGKLFIDVFDAEAKKVEGAQFLGQGTLYPDIIESKSAFGGPTSVIKSHHNVGGLPEEMNLKLIEPLQLLFKDEVRKLGLELGINEDLIWRQPFPGPGLAIRILGDITQERLEILREADDILIQEIKQAGLYRKLWQSFAVLLPVKSVGVMGDKRTFANCVAIRAVTSNDAMTADWAKLPHDLLGKISNRVINEVDKVNRVVFDITSKPPGTIEWE; encoded by the coding sequence ATGATCATTGTTATTGACTTCGGATCCCAGTTTAATCAACTGATTGCCCGGCGTGTCAGGGAAAATAATGTTTATTGTCAGGTGGAAGCAGCGGACATTCCCCTTGATAAGCTAAAGGAACTTTCTCCCACGGGCATCATTCTTTCCGGCGGACCTTCATCCATTTATGAAGAGAACAGCCCAACCATCAACGCCGGTATTTTTGACTTAGGTGTACCAATTCTTGGTATCTGCTACGGCATGCAGTATATGGTACATACCCTTGGAGGTACCATTGAGCAAGCCGGCAAAAAAGAGTATGGCTTTGCAGAACTGCGCATTAATCCAGGCAACCCGCTGTTCAAGGAGATGGACGACAGCTTCCAGTGCTGGATGAGCCATGGTGATTCTGCAAAAACTTTGCCTGCAGGATTTGAAATTACGGCACAGACCGACAACACCCCCATAGCGGCCATTGCAAATTATTCAAAAAAATTATTCGGTCTGCAATTCCATCCGGAAGTTGAGCATTCCATTAACGGCTCTGCCATGATTCGCCATTTTCTTTTTGATGTGTGCGGATGCGATCAGAACTGGACCATGAAATCCTTTAGTGAAGGTGCCATTGCCCAGATCAAGGATGCGGTTGGAGACAAAAAAGTGATCATGGGCCTTTCCGGCGGGGTGGACTCGTCTGTTGCGGCCACCTTGATTCATAAAGCCGTAGGAAAAAATTTGCACTGCATTTTTGTGGACAACGGGCTTTTGCGCTTGAATGAAAAAGAGCAGCTTGAAGTAAGCCTTCTTGCCAATTTGGACATGAACATTAAATTTGTGGATGCACAAGACAAATTTTTAACTGCGTTGGCCGGGGTTACAGATCCAGAAAAGAAAAGAAAAATCATCGGTAAACTTTTCATTGATGTTTTTGACGCCGAGGCCAAAAAGGTTGAAGGCGCCCAATTCCTTGGCCAGGGTACCTTGTATCCCGATATTATTGAATCCAAATCCGCTTTTGGCGGCCCCACGTCGGTCATCAAATCCCACCACAACGTAGGGGGATTGCCCGAAGAGATGAACCTGAAACTCATTGAACCGTTGCAGTTGCTGTTTAAGGATGAAGTCAGAAAACTTGGCCTTGAACTGGGTATCAACGAGGATTTGATCTGGCGCCAGCCCTTTCCCGGCCCTGGACTTGCCATCCGCATCCTGGGTGACATAACCCAAGAACGTTTGGAAATCCTTCGCGAGGCCGATGACATTCTTATCCAGGAAATCAAACAGGCAGGCCTTTACCGGAAACTGTGGCAGTCATTTGCCGTACTCTTACCGGTAAAAAGTGTTGGTGTCATGGGGGATAAACGCACATTTGCCAACTGTGTGGCCATTCGTGCGGTTACATCAAACGACGCCATGACAGCAGACTGGGCCAAACTGCCCCACGATCTGTTAGGAAAAATCTCAAACCGCGTGATCAATGAAGTGGACAAAGTAAATCGTGTCGTTTTTGACATCACTTCAAAACCACCCGGCACCATTGAATGGGAATAA
- a CDS encoding transglycosylase SLT domain-containing protein — MKRSFVLTVFLVMFTAHVTLAAEEKSEPPKSESSDSVALKSEEPERKFIKAELSKIEPPMVTTHIPTLVETVRFSGDIRLCGEKIPFTDPEVRERLEKEMMLAVWNRPQVMLWIKRAHRWFPHIEKVLKKEKLPLDLKYLPIVESALLSYGESSKGAVGYWQFIKSTGKRYGLRIDSRVDERRNMFKSTKAACRYLKDLYSQFNSYLLAMCAYNMGEYGLSKAIQLQDTQDFFSLYLPLETQRYILKMVAVKLILSNPEAYGFHLEPQDLYPVFTFSEIKLSTKRVVPLSMIAKACDISFKTIKDYNPQLRGYFLSEGKTTLLVPEGKYKDFQKKFPPLYKTLANTQISSAKYHVVKSGESLSAIAKKYHLSLYGLLKLNKLSKRNVIHPGDKLRVK, encoded by the coding sequence ATGAAACGATCTTTTGTCCTCACAGTCTTTTTGGTAATGTTTACCGCTCATGTAACACTGGCGGCAGAAGAAAAATCCGAACCACCTAAATCCGAATCATCTGATTCTGTAGCGCTTAAATCCGAAGAACCTGAACGTAAGTTTATCAAAGCGGAATTAAGTAAAATCGAGCCACCCATGGTAACAACCCACATTCCGACCCTGGTGGAAACTGTCCGTTTTTCCGGTGATATCCGCCTTTGTGGAGAAAAAATCCCTTTTACAGATCCCGAAGTCAGGGAGCGGCTTGAAAAAGAGATGATGCTGGCCGTATGGAACCGCCCCCAGGTGATGCTGTGGATCAAACGGGCTCATCGGTGGTTTCCCCACATCGAAAAAGTTTTAAAAAAGGAAAAACTGCCGTTGGATTTAAAATATCTGCCCATTGTGGAAAGTGCGCTTCTGTCTTATGGGGAATCTTCCAAAGGCGCGGTTGGATACTGGCAGTTTATTAAGAGCACAGGGAAAAGATACGGATTACGCATTGATTCAAGAGTCGACGAACGCCGGAACATGTTTAAGTCCACAAAGGCAGCCTGCCGCTATCTTAAAGATCTTTATTCCCAGTTTAACTCATACCTGCTGGCTATGTGCGCATATAACATGGGAGAATATGGTCTGAGCAAAGCTATACAACTTCAAGATACCCAGGACTTTTTTTCTTTGTACCTGCCCCTGGAGACCCAGCGATATATCCTAAAAATGGTTGCGGTCAAGTTGATTTTGTCTAACCCGGAAGCGTATGGGTTTCATCTCGAACCCCAGGATCTTTATCCGGTATTTACATTCTCTGAAATAAAACTTTCTACAAAACGTGTTGTACCTTTATCCATGATTGCCAAAGCCTGTGACATTTCATTTAAAACCATCAAGGACTATAATCCACAGCTTCGGGGATATTTTTTATCAGAAGGCAAAACCACCCTTCTTGTACCCGAGGGCAAGTATAAGGATTTTCAGAAAAAATTTCCCCCGCTTTACAAAACTTTGGCTAACACGCAGATATCTTCAGCAAAGTACCATGTGGTAAAATCCGGGGAAAGCCTTTCTGCAATTGCAAAAAAATATCATCTATCTTTGTACGGATTGCTTAAACTTAACAAGTTGTCAAAGCGAAATGTCATTCATCCCGGGGATAAATTACGAGTGAAATGA
- a CDS encoding carboxy terminal-processing peptidase, protein MTQKNKLRRRLGAVLIVTAFLYFAPLCHAQIDELTFQDEHSQQCIAIVHALERDHFTGKKLDRNMSVLVFDRYIKSLDPGRHLLTQADLNEYAPLKQLMYKYVKAGNLGPAFEIFNLYQSRSQERLEYILELVKAWQTQIDFTKNETLVIDYEHKPFIRDTSGLKPLWKKELKNHIINLKIDKTSDDEISESLKKIYSNRLSRLSQTQSRDVFQIFMNAVTMSFDPHSQYFAPRMSEDFDIHMKLSLEGIGAVLQNEYEYTKVVRLIPKGPADKSQKLAPGDKIIGVGQGQDGEIKDTIGQRIDDVVKQIRGPKDTFVRLKIIPARKSNVTATISIKRDKVKLEEQSAKKEVVNITSNGRTYKLGIIEIPNFYIDFDAYHRGETDYKSTTRDVTKLLTELKKEKIDGLIVDLRDNGGGSLKEANDLTGLFLKYGPTVQVKTKFRVSRLYDEDPQIVYTGPLMVLINRMSASASEIFAGAIKDYHRGLIVGTRSFGKGTVQELKPLGDGRLKMTSAKFYRVSGKSTQHKGVEPDIWFPQIYRTKDTGESALDGALLWDHIDATRYSAYMPLQPMVKPLADTYKQRAEKSSGIKYLTQRIQLAESLSEQKTLSLNLAERLKTDTAFNQEELDLENNYRKQKGEAPLATLDDIDPEKEEIKQILTDQAEYIAADFITLSHKIGYKWQ, encoded by the coding sequence ATGACACAGAAAAATAAACTGCGCCGTAGGCTTGGAGCGGTACTCATTGTCACAGCATTTCTTTATTTCGCGCCACTGTGCCATGCACAAATTGATGAGCTGACCTTTCAGGATGAACATTCCCAACAGTGCATTGCCATTGTCCATGCCCTTGAACGGGATCATTTTACCGGGAAAAAACTGGATAGAAATATGTCTGTTCTTGTGTTTGACCGATATATCAAATCCCTGGACCCGGGGAGACATCTTCTGACCCAGGCAGACCTGAATGAATACGCGCCGTTGAAACAGCTGATGTATAAATATGTGAAAGCGGGAAACCTTGGACCGGCCTTTGAAATTTTCAACCTTTATCAGTCCCGTAGCCAGGAACGCCTGGAATATATTCTTGAATTAGTCAAAGCCTGGCAAACCCAAATTGATTTTACCAAAAACGAAACCCTTGTCATTGACTATGAGCATAAACCCTTTATCAGGGACACCTCGGGCCTTAAACCCCTATGGAAAAAAGAGCTGAAAAATCACATTATCAACTTAAAAATAGATAAAACATCGGATGACGAGATTTCCGAAAGCCTGAAAAAAATCTATTCCAACCGATTGTCCCGCCTGTCCCAGACACAGTCCCGGGATGTATTCCAGATCTTCATGAATGCCGTCACCATGTCCTTTGATCCCCATTCCCAATATTTTGCTCCGCGCATGTCCGAGGATTTCGACATTCATATGAAACTGAGTTTGGAGGGCATTGGGGCTGTGCTGCAAAACGAATATGAATACACAAAGGTCGTCCGGCTTATTCCCAAAGGTCCGGCCGACAAATCCCAGAAACTTGCCCCCGGGGATAAAATAATCGGCGTAGGCCAGGGCCAGGATGGAGAAATTAAAGACACCATTGGCCAGCGCATTGACGATGTAGTCAAGCAGATTCGGGGACCCAAAGACACCTTTGTACGGTTAAAAATTATTCCTGCCAGAAAATCCAATGTAACTGCTACCATCAGCATCAAACGAGACAAGGTAAAATTAGAGGAACAGTCCGCCAAAAAAGAGGTCGTCAATATAACTTCAAACGGACGGACTTATAAGCTGGGCATCATTGAAATTCCCAATTTTTACATAGACTTTGATGCCTATCACAGGGGAGAGACTGATTACAAAAGCACCACAAGAGACGTAACAAAACTGCTGACAGAGTTGAAAAAAGAAAAAATTGACGGATTGATTGTTGATTTAAGAGACAATGGGGGGGGCTCGCTTAAAGAAGCCAATGATCTGACAGGGCTGTTCCTTAAATATGGCCCCACGGTACAGGTCAAAACAAAATTCAGGGTATCTCGCCTGTATGATGAAGATCCCCAAATTGTCTACACAGGCCCCCTTATGGTACTCATTAACAGAATGAGTGCATCTGCCAGTGAAATTTTTGCAGGTGCCATCAAAGATTATCACCGGGGTCTTATTGTGGGCACCCGAAGTTTTGGCAAGGGCACGGTTCAGGAGCTCAAACCTTTGGGTGATGGACGGTTGAAGATGACTTCTGCCAAATTTTACCGGGTCTCAGGTAAAAGCACCCAACATAAAGGCGTAGAACCCGACATCTGGTTTCCACAGATTTATAGAACCAAAGATACTGGAGAAAGCGCCCTCGACGGTGCCCTGCTCTGGGATCACATTGATGCCACCCGCTATTCAGCATACATGCCTTTGCAGCCCATGGTCAAACCTTTGGCCGATACGTATAAACAACGGGCAGAAAAGTCCTCTGGCATTAAATATCTCACCCAGCGAATTCAATTGGCTGAATCTTTGAGTGAACAAAAAACGCTCTCTTTAAATCTGGCAGAACGCCTGAAAACAGATACTGCTTTCAATCAAGAAGAGCTGGACCTGGAAAACAATTATCGCAAACAAAAAGGGGAAGCGCCTTTGGCAACCCTGGATGACATAGACCCTGAAAAAGAAGAGATCAAACAGATCCTGACAGACCAGGCCGAATACATTGCGGCAGATTTTATTACGTTAAGCCATAAAATCGGATATAAATGGCAGTAA